A region from the Brassica napus cultivar Da-Ae chromosome C8, Da-Ae, whole genome shotgun sequence genome encodes:
- the LOC106374181 gene encoding uncharacterized protein LOC106374181 isoform X1 encodes MLNHGGVPKERDVEFDCNEDHPADPEPNITINSYLTFDTLEEALAQLRKQPIGASLLEFSELWNLKKDAIYYGPTEADSYLLGYHGVDIVDIQFYNNEVVALCKFSNGTHVGRDGYFRVSLGTRYMMIGCDEKSAETVRPTPTPEPLLCNFIFPVIHETPKPEGEGEGEGEGEGEGEGEGEGEGEGEGEGEGEAEKQELKRKRGEPTHERKRRCTPKRQNLRRRRPFHDHGDKKKKQISG; translated from the exons ATGTTAAACCACGGAGGAGTGCCTAAAGAACGGGACGTTGAGTTCGATTGTAATGAGGATCATCCAGCTGATCCAGAACCTAACATCACCATCAACTCTTACCTTACCTTTGATACCTTAGAAGAAGCACTGGCCCAGCTCCGCAAACAGCCCATTGGGGCGTCTTTACTTGAATTTTCTGAACTTTGGAACCTCAAAAAG GATGCCATTTACTATGGCCCTACAGAGGCAGATTCTTATTTGCTTGGTTACCACGGAGTCGACATTGTTGACATACAGTTTTACAATAACGAAGTAGTTGCTCTCTGCAAATTCAGTAACGGCACGCATGTCGGTCGCGATGGATACTTCCGTGTCTCGCTAGGTACTCGGTATATGATGATCGGGTGTGATGAGAAGAGTGCAGAGACTGTTCGACCAACGCCGACTCCAGAGCCATTGCTATGCAATTTCATCTTCCCGGTCATACATGAAACTCCAAAGCCCGAAGGCGAAGGCGAAGgcgaaggagaaggagaaggagaaggagaaggagaaggagaaggagaaggagaaggagaaggagaaggcgaAGGCGAAGCTGAGAAGCAGGAACTTAAGAGGAAACGTGGTGAACCCACACACGAGAGGAAACGGCGGTGTACACCGAAGCGTCAGAacttaagaagaagaaggccgTTCCATGACCATGG agataagaagaagaagcagataaGTGGCTGA
- the LOC106374181 gene encoding uncharacterized protein LOC106374181 isoform X2, translating into MLNHGGVPKERDVEFDCNEDHPADPEPNITINSYLTFDTLEEALAQLRKQPIGASLLEFSELWNLKKDAIYYGPTEADSYLLGYHGVDIVDIQFYNNEVVALCKFSNGTHVGRDGYFRVSLGTRYMMIGCDEKSAETVRPTPTPEPLLCNFIFPVIHETPKPEGEGEGEAEKQELKRKRGEPTHERKRRCTPKRQNLRRRRPFHDHGDKKKKQISG; encoded by the exons ATGTTAAACCACGGAGGAGTGCCTAAAGAACGGGACGTTGAGTTCGATTGTAATGAGGATCATCCAGCTGATCCAGAACCTAACATCACCATCAACTCTTACCTTACCTTTGATACCTTAGAAGAAGCACTGGCCCAGCTCCGCAAACAGCCCATTGGGGCGTCTTTACTTGAATTTTCTGAACTTTGGAACCTCAAAAAG GATGCCATTTACTATGGCCCTACAGAGGCAGATTCTTATTTGCTTGGTTACCACGGAGTCGACATTGTTGACATACAGTTTTACAATAACGAAGTAGTTGCTCTCTGCAAATTCAGTAACGGCACGCATGTCGGTCGCGATGGATACTTCCGTGTCTCGCTAGGTACTCGGTATATGATGATCGGGTGTGATGAGAAGAGTGCAGAGACTGTTCGACCAACGCCGACTCCAGAGCCATTGCTATGCAATTTCATCTTCCCGGTCATACATGAAACTCCAAAGCCCGAAGGCGAAG gcgaAGGCGAAGCTGAGAAGCAGGAACTTAAGAGGAAACGTGGTGAACCCACACACGAGAGGAAACGGCGGTGTACACCGAAGCGTCAGAacttaagaagaagaaggccgTTCCATGACCATGG agataagaagaagaagcagataaGTGGCTGA